The Firmicutes bacterium CAG:345 genome window below encodes:
- a CDS encoding putative uncharacterized protein (product inferred by homology to UniProt), with amino-acid sequence MKSLSSSHLNFLFGSGINGKAFPQFNGFARTLESLKNAGAKSENLEQALNEIENKDERKKILETFKGEFKDKNDKIEWNHLSITNIKYLFSSINKIIENSENRTNSMKQVNVYTLNYDSIVETAIGEMGLITNHLSSTNIETFDSLFNIVAYDYALKKYIPTYLISHLHGDFKNPILPGVNKYDDVLQAKKFELLFKMKEHLSRRYSVLFVIGYSGHDKHINSILKDCIKAGLTIYWVNFESDTNIPSDLTDEDVLVIEGDGANDSTAVLNGRLKESWEQLSEE; translated from the coding sequence ATGAAAAGTTTATCATCGTCCCATTTAAATTTTTTGTTTGGATCAGGGATTAATGGTAAAGCGTTTCCTCAATTTAACGGCTTTGCAAGAACGTTAGAATCATTAAAAAATGCTGGAGCAAAGTCTGAAAACCTTGAGCAAGCTCTTAATGAAATCGAAAATAAGGACGAGCGAAAAAAGATACTTGAAACATTCAAAGGTGAATTCAAAGATAAAAACGACAAGATTGAATGGAATCATCTCTCCATTACAAATATTAAGTATTTGTTTTCATCGATAAACAAAATAATAGAAAATAGCGAGAATCGTACAAATTCGATGAAACAAGTTAATGTGTACACCTTGAATTATGATTCCATAGTTGAAACGGCGATTGGTGAAATGGGGTTAATTACAAATCACCTTTCTTCAACTAACATCGAGACTTTCGATAGTCTATTCAACATTGTGGCATATGATTACGCATTGAAAAAATACATACCAACGTATTTGATATCGCATCTTCATGGTGATTTTAAGAACCCAATTCTTCCAGGGGTGAATAAATACGACGATGTTTTACAAGCAAAAAAGTTCGAGTTACTTTTCAAAATGAAAGAGCATTTATCTAGGCGCTATTCTGTGTTGTTTGTTATCGGATATTCTGGACATGATAAGCATATTAACAGCATTTTAAAAGACTGCATAAAGGCGGGTTTGACTATTTATTGGGTAAACTTTGAAAGTGACACCAATATTCCTTCCGATTTGACTGACGAAGATGTTTTGGTAATTGAAGGGGATGGCGCGAATGACTCTACAGCAGTATTGAATGGGAGATTAAAAGAATCATGGGAACAACTGTCGGAAGAATAA
- a CDS encoding putative uncharacterized protein (product inferred by homology to UniProt), with product MGTTVGRIIEVNGLKIKAKLFELLPPYLTTNGKRESSPKINAYVKTKIGVDTIICQVDGEYSVEKEDEVDSHYLDLSVKGYLDNGTFIQGLRVLPIVSANIELLEECDLRCIYSDKNNFDLELGHDIFDESKIISVSLNKLIPSHIGVFGNTGSGKSNTIAKILSSYSDALSASTKQAAKFVVIDLNNEYGGNAICNKERKVIYKLSTRKDSEKKIPLNLDSLSEDDFVVLMNASQKTQVPVVKTAYRSMKEDHETGYYLNYLKNVIKNSRRALLNSIRHHLENYIYGLEHLKWHSTAQKYYFEVDGQKHYCENEDGEKYLDELIIKLPGDPLDRFVFELYFAIAKENENGVNIDFIMPLASRAQKLVDDFKKIFDFSGNFENLFDNKSKNIAIIQLANVNKDMKEIIPSIIATNIFKKLQEVKEDKDSISQIVSIVVDEAHNILYEGDSSKPTHATILESFEKVVKEGRKFGVFLMLASQRPSDISPTIISQLHNYFIHKLVNPSDISIIRKAVAYMDDKAMDFVTILSPGECIVSGTAFQMPLFVYVSQLEPIKRPKSENVVLFGEGGLLQCEDLENTF from the coding sequence ATGGGAACAACTGTCGGAAGAATAATCGAAGTAAATGGATTGAAAATCAAAGCGAAGCTGTTCGAACTCCTTCCTCCGTATTTAACGACGAATGGAAAACGTGAATCATCTCCGAAAATCAACGCTTATGTTAAAACGAAAATAGGAGTAGATACTATTATTTGCCAAGTAGATGGGGAATATAGCGTTGAGAAAGAAGATGAAGTCGATAGTCATTATCTAGACTTGAGTGTCAAAGGGTATTTAGATAACGGGACCTTCATACAGGGACTTCGTGTTTTGCCAATCGTTTCCGCAAACATCGAGCTTCTAGAAGAGTGTGATTTAAGATGTATATATTCCGATAAGAACAATTTTGATCTTGAACTTGGACATGACATTTTTGATGAAAGCAAGATTATAAGTGTTTCACTCAACAAATTGATTCCGTCGCATATTGGTGTTTTTGGTAACACTGGAAGTGGAAAATCAAACACTATAGCGAAAATTCTCAGCTCTTATTCTGATGCACTATCAGCCTCCACAAAGCAGGCGGCAAAATTCGTCGTAATCGATCTTAACAATGAATATGGCGGAAATGCTATTTGTAATAAAGAACGTAAGGTAATCTATAAGTTATCCACAAGGAAAGACTCCGAAAAGAAGATTCCTCTCAATCTCGATAGCCTTTCCGAAGATGATTTCGTTGTATTAATGAATGCATCTCAAAAGACACAAGTTCCAGTTGTCAAAACTGCCTATAGAAGCATGAAAGAAGATCATGAGACAGGTTACTATTTAAACTATCTAAAAAATGTAATCAAAAATTCGAGAAGAGCCCTTTTAAACTCCATTCGACATCATTTGGAAAATTATATCTATGGATTAGAACATTTAAAATGGCATTCCACGGCCCAGAAATATTATTTTGAAGTTGATGGACAAAAACACTATTGCGAGAATGAGGATGGAGAAAAATATCTCGATGAACTCATTATAAAATTACCTGGCGATCCTCTTGATAGGTTTGTTTTCGAACTTTACTTCGCAATCGCAAAAGAAAATGAAAATGGTGTTAACATAGATTTCATCATGCCACTGGCTTCTAGGGCTCAAAAATTAGTTGATGATTTCAAGAAAATCTTTGATTTCTCCGGCAATTTCGAGAACCTCTTCGATAATAAAAGCAAAAATATAGCAATCATCCAACTAGCAAACGTTAACAAAGACATGAAAGAGATAATTCCATCAATTATTGCAACGAACATATTTAAAAAATTGCAGGAAGTAAAAGAGGACAAAGATTCAATTTCGCAAATCGTATCAATTGTTGTAGATGAGGCTCACAACATTCTTTATGAAGGAGATTCTTCGAAACCAACGCACGCAACCATATTAGAATCTTTTGAAAAAGTAGTTAAAGAAGGAAGAAAATTTGGCGTTTTCTTGATGTTGGCTAGTCAAAGGCCGAGCGATATTTCACCAACAATTATTTCTCAGCTTCATAATTACTTTATTCATAAATTGGTTAATCCATCCGATATTTCAATTATCAGGAAAGCCGTTGCATATATGGATGACAAGGCTATGGATTTCGTTACAATACTGTCTCCTGGTGAATGCATCGTTTCTGGAACAGCATTTCAAATGCCTTTGTTTGTATATGTTTCCCAATTGGAACCGATTAAACGTCCCAAATCGGAGAATGTTGTTTTGTTTGGCGAAGGCGGTTTGCTCCAGTGTGAAGATCTAGAAAATACTTTTTAA
- a CDS encoding unknown (no significant homology to UniProt) — MVQKQLNPHDIARLFAEDVKRYVDIVGSTDDLSATNVYNILGGYEQEDSFKESLKVIEKVNEFRTEFARDRYFLVTIDIHEKLFELDNESLKSIRKQICDLASIEDWDEKSLARYAFLVMNLSIMKNRDYLKGFEGETEREKYIHLIFDKYLEVTANEKQ; from the coding sequence ATGGTACAAAAACAATTGAACCCGCATGACATAGCAAGGCTTTTCGCCGAGGACGTCAAGAGGTACGTCGACATCGTCGGATCGACGGACGATTTATCGGCAACGAACGTCTACAACATATTGGGCGGATATGAGCAAGAAGACTCCTTCAAGGAATCGCTGAAGGTGATCGAGAAAGTGAACGAATTCAGGACGGAATTTGCAAGAGACAGGTATTTCCTTGTGACAATCGACATCCACGAGAAGCTTTTCGAATTGGATAACGAAAGCCTAAAATCAATCAGGAAGCAAATCTGCGACCTAGCAAGCATTGAAGATTGGGATGAGAAATCGTTGGCCCGTTACGCCTTTTTGGTCATGAACCTTTCCATCATGAAGAACAGGGACTACTTGAAAGGCTTTGAGGGAGAGACGGAAAGGGAGAAGTACATCCATCTCATATTCGACAAATACTTGGAGGTGACGGCGAATGAAAAGCAGTGA
- a CDS encoding site-specific recombinases DNA invertase Pin homologs (product inferred by homology to UniProt) — MKSSEVGKTAVIYARYSSERQNEQSIEGQIRIIKAFAEREGYNIIDSYIDKAITGRTDDRPSFQKMIEASKNHTFQYVLVYKLDRFSRSRYDSAIYKKILSDNGVRVISATENIGENPEGIILEAVLEGYSEYYSKELAQKIIRGNYDSRSKGLFTGGRVIYGYRIVDRRYVIEENEAEIVKRIFDEVINKKKLVDIAKGLNDSGIPYVGGDKWDEKKLSSMLRNEKYIGIARFHDSVFENMVSRIIDDSVFKEAGKVLDRNKHKCKVKKDYKFLLSGKIYCGDCETLMYGHSGTSRAGKLYLYYKCKNAVNAHSCSMRPVKKGFIEDFVVNYAIEYLLSPENITKLANDMVSYYNQFIDDDVQIKILEDALKETETRLNNSLKAIQMGIINKSVADMVSSLEKDKDTMENDLLRLKSKTKAKISFDQCYQFLLSLAYPDTKREENKELIINKLVKMVIVYENKVGVVFYPCDTLNVKANNNDDFGGNGSNDDGQNSGNSSSFGGSNPITFGPPICSCAYI; from the coding sequence ATGAAAAGCAGTGAGGTAGGCAAGACCGCTGTCATCTATGCTAGATATTCCTCCGAAAGGCAGAACGAGCAGTCCATCGAGGGGCAAATAAGAATCATAAAGGCCTTTGCCGAAAGGGAAGGCTACAACATCATCGACTCCTACATAGACAAAGCCATCACAGGAAGGACAGATGACAGGCCATCGTTCCAAAAGATGATAGAAGCCAGCAAGAACCATACCTTCCAATACGTGCTCGTGTATAAGCTGGACAGGTTCTCAAGAAGCCGTTACGACTCGGCGATATACAAGAAGATCCTATCCGACAATGGCGTCAGGGTAATTTCGGCAACGGAAAACATCGGGGAGAACCCCGAAGGAATCATCCTTGAGGCCGTTTTGGAAGGTTACAGCGAATACTATTCCAAGGAACTCGCCCAGAAGATCATCAGAGGAAACTACGATTCCCGAAGCAAGGGGCTTTTCACGGGCGGAAGGGTGATTTACGGCTATAGGATCGTCGACAGGAGATACGTCATCGAGGAAAACGAGGCGGAAATCGTCAAACGTATCTTCGATGAGGTCATCAACAAAAAGAAGCTTGTCGATATCGCAAAGGGACTGAACGATTCCGGCATCCCTTATGTTGGCGGAGACAAATGGGACGAGAAGAAGCTTTCGAGTATGCTCCGCAACGAGAAATATATCGGCATTGCGAGGTTCCATGACTCCGTGTTTGAAAACATGGTGTCAAGAATCATAGACGACTCCGTGTTCAAGGAAGCCGGCAAGGTTTTGGATAGGAACAAGCACAAATGCAAGGTCAAGAAGGATTACAAGTTCCTTCTCAGCGGGAAAATCTATTGTGGCGATTGCGAGACCTTGATGTACGGGCATTCAGGCACGTCAAGGGCAGGCAAGCTCTATCTCTATTACAAATGTAAGAATGCGGTCAACGCTCATTCCTGCAGTATGAGACCCGTCAAAAAGGGTTTCATAGAGGATTTCGTCGTCAATTACGCCATCGAGTATCTTCTCAGCCCTGAGAATATCACTAAGCTGGCAAACGACATGGTCAGCTACTACAACCAGTTCATCGACGATGACGTTCAAATCAAAATCCTAGAGGATGCATTGAAAGAAACGGAGACGAGGCTGAACAACTCGCTCAAGGCAATCCAGATGGGGATTATCAACAAATCGGTTGCCGATATGGTCTCTTCCTTGGAAAAAGACAAAGACACCATGGAGAACGACCTACTCAGGCTTAAGAGCAAGACAAAGGCCAAAATAAGCTTTGATCAATGCTACCAGTTCCTGCTTTCATTGGCATATCCTGACACGAAGCGTGAGGAAAACAAAGAGCTCATCATAAATAAACTAGTGAAGATGGTGATTGTGTACGAGAACAAGGTCGGCGTAGTCTTCTATCCGTGTGATACGCTAAATGTCAAGGCCAATAATAATGATGATTTTGGCGGAAACGGATCAAATGACGATGGGCAAAACAGCGGAAATTCCTCATCTTTCGGCGGTTCGAATCCAATCACGTTCGGTCCACCAATTTGCTCTTGTGCTTACATATAA
- a CDS encoding putative iron-sulfur flavoprotein (product inferred by homology to UniProt) gives MKVLMINGSPRNEGNTTIALEEMRKVFEKIALKLKLFK, from the coding sequence ATGAAAGTTTTAATGATTAATGGTTCACCAAGAAACGAAGGAAATACCACAATTGCTTTAGAAGAAATGCGAAAAGTTTTTGAAAAAATAGCGTTGAAGTTGAAATTATTCAAATAG
- a CDS encoding multimeric flavodoxin WrbA (product inferred by homology to UniProt), with protein MAIHGCISCNYCYKNGKCAFNDIVNQLNEKFEKSDGLVVASPVYYASANGTLISLLDRLFYSSNFDKRAKVGASVACAKRGGCSSTFDELNKYFTISGMPLASSCYWNSIHGRKVGEAIDDLEGLQTMRELASNMIFLMKSIALGKETYGLPEKEKKIMTNFIK; from the coding sequence ATGGCAATCCATGGTTGTATATCCTGTAATTATTGTTATAAAAATGGTAAATGTGCTTTTAATGATATTGTTAATCAGTTGAATGAAAAGTTTGAGAAATCTGATGGTTTAGTTGTTGCTTCTCCTGTGTACTATGCTTCAGCAAATGGAACTCTAATTTCTTTATTAGATAGATTATTTTATTCATCCAATTTTGATAAAAGAGCAAAAGTTGGTGCTAGCGTTGCATGTGCCAAAAGAGGTGGCTGCTCATCAACTTTTGATGAATTAAATAAATATTTTACTATATCAGGTATGCCACTTGCTTCTAGCTGTTATTGGAATAGTATTCATGGTAGAAAAGTAGGGGAAGCTATAGATGATTTAGAAGGTCTTCAAACTATGCGCGAATTAGCAAGTAATATGATTTTTTTGATGAAGTCAATAGCTCTTGGCAAAGAAACATATGGATTACCTGAGAAAGAGAAAAAAATAATGACTAATTTCATAAAATAA
- a CDS encoding f5/8 type C domain protein (product inferred by homology to UniProt) → MNIKKIILSIFVIILTSCNSNIVSSITTSSSSNINSSSYSPTENNYEKDDNGFYILEDDYFKNTAVEDDKKINKLVFSKNIDEEYIYPNMRLYALGENIPIVNVKTNISHSWTKEASSRVNNGAVSLEIEGKIEFIIQCNFRINSRLTINPTDAEIPYSIDENRRTVKFEISSKGQYTIEFINHKTLHLFVNSYHEYEEYKNKDNLIYFPSGIHNSSNSKYISNDNFIHLQSNQIVFIDVGAIVQAGFTGYQLNNVQIVGSGIIDNSMFERNVDTGKKLVPFDFSYCQNMKFKGITNLDPAGWCYNIYFCDNIEIDNIKIISSRSNGDGISIQSSKNVICTNSFVRTWDDSLVVKNYPRWDNGSEGSTYNVHFKKIIVWTDLAQCLEIGYETYGKRMEDISFEDIIIIHAYHNAPISIHNGNNAEIKNIKFKNILIEDASMGQGNGKNYLIDFSTEFSSTWSNGHGTTSLGSINSVEVNNIYLKKVNNSPTISIMGTIDTRPEYNNSTHYISNIDLIDIKIKDQVLNKNYSKYYKNDYTKNINFITTGQEINGTTFIKDYLSTIDKSIYGTNALVEIK, encoded by the coding sequence ATGAATATAAAAAAAATAATTCTATCTATTTTTGTTATTATTTTAACAAGTTGCAATTCAAATATAGTTTCATCAATAACAACTTCTTCAAGTTCTAATATAAATAGTTCATCTTATTCTCCAACTGAAAATAACTATGAAAAAGATGATAACGGATTTTATATTCTTGAAGATGATTATTTTAAAAATACTGCTGTTGAAGATGATAAAAAAATTAACAAATTAGTCTTTTCAAAAAATATCGATGAAGAATACATTTATCCAAATATGCGCCTTTATGCTCTTGGTGAAAATATACCAATAGTAAATGTAAAAACTAATATTAGTCACTCATGGACAAAAGAAGCATCTTCTCGAGTAAATAATGGAGCTGTTTCTCTGGAAATAGAAGGAAAAATTGAATTTATTATTCAATGTAATTTTCGTATCAACAGCCGTTTAACCATTAACCCAACTGATGCTGAAATCCCTTATTCTATAGATGAAAATAGAAGAACTGTAAAATTTGAAATCAGTTCAAAAGGTCAATATACTATTGAATTTATTAATCATAAAACTCTTCATCTTTTTGTCAATTCATATCACGAATATGAAGAATATAAAAATAAAGATAATTTAATTTATTTTCCTAGTGGAATACATAATTCTTCTAATTCCAAATATATATCAAATGATAATTTTATACATTTGCAATCCAATCAAATTGTATTTATTGATGTAGGAGCTATAGTTCAAGCAGGATTTACTGGATATCAATTAAATAATGTTCAAATAGTTGGATCAGGTATTATCGACAATTCAATGTTTGAAAGAAATGTTGATACAGGAAAAAAACTCGTTCCATTTGATTTCTCTTACTGCCAAAATATGAAATTTAAAGGCATAACTAACTTAGATCCAGCAGGATGGTGTTATAACATATATTTTTGCGACAATATTGAAATTGATAATATAAAGATCATATCTTCTAGAAGCAATGGTGATGGCATATCAATTCAAAGTTCAAAAAACGTTATTTGTACTAATTCATTCGTTAGAACATGGGATGATTCTTTAGTTGTAAAAAATTACCCACGTTGGGATAATGGAAGTGAAGGCTCAACTTATAATGTTCATTTTAAAAAAATAATAGTTTGGACTGATTTAGCACAATGCTTAGAAATTGGCTATGAAACTTATGGAAAAAGAATGGAAGATATCAGTTTTGAGGACATAATTATTATTCATGCCTATCACAATGCACCAATATCAATTCATAATGGAAATAACGCTGAAATAAAAAATATAAAATTTAAAAATATTTTAATAGAAGATGCTTCAATGGGACAAGGAAATGGAAAAAACTATTTGATTGATTTTTCTACTGAATTTTCTTCAACTTGGTCAAATGGACACGGGACAACTTCCCTTGGTTCAATAAATAGTGTCGAAGTAAATAATATATACCTAAAAAAAGTTAATAATTCTCCAACTATTTCTATAATGGGCACTATAGATACTCGTCCTGAATACAATAATTCAACTCATTATATTTCAAATATCGATTTAATTGATATTAAGATAAAAGATCAAGTTTTAAATAAAAACTATTCTAAATATTATAAAAATGATTATACAAAAAATATTAATTTCATAACAACAGGCCAAGAAATCAATGGCACAACATTTATCAAAGATTATCTTTCTACCATCGATAAATCAATTTATGGCACTAATGCATTAGTTGAAATTAAATAA
- a CDS encoding carbohydrate ABC transporter ATP-binding protein CUT1 family (product inferred by homology to UniProt), which yields MIKGIIFDLDGVILSTDKFHYLAWKQIADQEGIYFDEKINNRLRGVSRMDSLNIVLERSNKEYTDSEKINLANQKNEIYINLLEQLNIESVSRNVISTLHELKKKGLKLAIGSSSKNTKLILNKVGLTSLFDVIVDGNMINHSKPHPEVFLKASEILGLKPSEALVVEDAIAGIESGTRGGFKTIGLLEASEYSKTTYPIKNFEEIIEIVNNLNEDNKPKIVLKHIKKVYSNGVEAVKDFSLDIYDKEFVVFVGPSGCGKSTVLRMIAGLEEITDGELYINDKLMNDVIPMNRNIAMVFQNYALYPNLTVRQNIAFPLNISKKIPFSKFFSLKYRKERKKEINEIVEEIAKKINLYEYLDRKPANLSGGQRQRVALGRSMVRNPSAFLLDEPLSNLDAKMRAQMRTEISTLHNDLQTIFTYVTHDQIEAMTMGTKIVVLKEGIIQQVASPKELFLHPINKFVAGFIGTPQMNFFKVKLTKEDNRYFVEFNDKIKLYLPQNIGDKIPCTYYNQYVTLGIRPKAIVPSENINYKEQNISAIVKITEQLGDEALIYMNINGIEGTYISSSDTYSSFAPGTNLKISMDLTNACLFDIKTEGTIVK from the coding sequence ATGATAAAAGGCATTATATTCGATCTTGATGGTGTTATCTTATCCACCGACAAATTTCATTATTTAGCTTGGAAACAAATCGCTGATCAAGAAGGCATCTATTTTGATGAAAAAATCAACAATCGCCTTAGAGGTGTTTCCAGAATGGATTCTTTAAATATTGTCCTCGAACGTAGTAATAAAGAATATACAGATTCTGAAAAAATAAATTTAGCAAATCAAAAAAATGAGATTTATATTAATTTATTAGAACAGTTAAATATTGAATCGGTTTCAAGAAACGTTATTTCAACCCTTCATGAATTAAAGAAAAAAGGCTTAAAACTAGCAATTGGTTCTTCGAGTAAAAATACCAAATTAATTTTAAACAAAGTTGGCTTAACTTCTTTATTCGATGTAATCGTCGATGGAAATATGATAAATCATTCCAAACCGCATCCTGAAGTTTTTCTTAAAGCCAGTGAAATACTTGGCTTAAAACCTAGCGAAGCATTAGTGGTAGAAGATGCAATAGCTGGTATTGAATCTGGAACAAGAGGAGGATTCAAAACTATCGGACTTCTAGAAGCAAGCGAATATAGTAAAACAACATATCCAATAAAAAATTTTGAAGAAATAATAGAAATTGTCAATAATCTCAATGAAGATAACAAACCTAAAATTGTTTTGAAACATATAAAGAAAGTATATTCAAATGGTGTAGAAGCTGTTAAAGATTTTTCGCTTGATATATATGATAAAGAATTTGTTGTTTTTGTCGGTCCTTCTGGATGTGGAAAATCCACAGTTTTAAGAATGATTGCCGGTCTAGAAGAAATTACTGATGGAGAATTATATATCAACGATAAATTGATGAATGACGTAATTCCTATGAATAGAAATATTGCTATGGTTTTTCAAAACTATGCTCTTTATCCAAATTTAACAGTGCGACAAAATATTGCTTTTCCTTTAAATATCAGTAAGAAAATTCCATTTTCTAAATTTTTCAGCTTAAAATATAGAAAAGAAAGAAAAAAAGAAATCAATGAAATTGTTGAAGAAATCGCAAAAAAAATCAATTTATATGAATATCTAGATAGAAAACCAGCTAATCTATCTGGAGGTCAAAGACAAAGAGTTGCATTAGGGAGATCGATGGTTAGAAATCCTTCCGCTTTCTTACTAGATGAACCTTTATCAAATCTTGATGCTAAAATGAGAGCACAGATGAGAACAGAAATATCCACACTACATAATGATTTACAAACTATTTTTACCTATGTTACTCATGATCAAATAGAAGCTATGACAATGGGAACAAAAATTGTTGTTTTAAAAGAAGGTATAATTCAACAAGTCGCTTCTCCAAAAGAATTATTCCTCCATCCAATTAATAAATTTGTCGCTGGATTTATCGGAACACCTCAAATGAATTTCTTCAAAGTAAAATTAACAAAAGAAGACAATAGATACTTTGTAGAATTTAATGACAAAATTAAATTATACCTTCCACAAAATATCGGCGATAAAATCCCATGCACCTATTATAATCAATATGTCACACTAGGTATTCGTCCTAAAGCTATTGTACCTAGTGAAAACATAAATTATAAAGAACAAAACATCTCTGCTATCGTTAAAATTACTGAACAACTAGGTGATGAAGCATTGATCTATATGAATATAAATGGCATTGAAGGTACCTATATTTCTAGCAGTGACACCTATTCTAGCTTTGCCCCTGGAACGAATTTAAAAATATCTATGGATTTAACAAACGCTTGTCTATTTGACATCAAAACTGAAGGGACAATAGTTAAATGA